The Gemmatimonadales bacterium genome window below encodes:
- a CDS encoding DinB family protein → MEKTTLDQMWDQFRQKYGVYLRLLEAIPAERYATHPVPGMRTPQELAVHTSSIVRDIAEGVAKGGITADESSEPKFAAKLDNKAALVAFARQCFEQADAAVKRIGDAELAAMVPTPWNATWPGYVAFHVLHDEFLHHRGQLYAFARCCGAEPPFMWGYADNAPEYQPRAVAEAGA, encoded by the coding sequence ATGGAGAAGACCACCCTCGACCAAATGTGGGACCAGTTCCGGCAGAAATACGGCGTGTATCTCCGCCTGCTTGAGGCGATACCGGCCGAGCGCTACGCCACCCACCCGGTCCCCGGTATGCGCACGCCGCAGGAGCTGGCGGTACACACCTCATCGATCGTGCGTGACATCGCAGAGGGCGTGGCGAAGGGCGGCATCACGGCCGACGAATCATCGGAACCGAAGTTCGCGGCGAAGCTAGACAATAAGGCCGCGCTCGTGGCCTTTGCCCGGCAGTGCTTCGAGCAGGCGGACGCGGCCGTCAAGCGGATCGGCGACGCGGAGCTTGCGGCGATGGTGCCCACGCCGTGGAACGCGACCTGGCCCGGCTATGTCGCCTTTCACGTTCTCCACGACGAGTTCCTCCACCACCGCGGCCAACTCTATGCCTTCGCCCGCTGCTGCGGCGCAGAGCCGCCGTTCATGTGGGGGTACGCCGACAACGCGCCAGAGTACCAGCCACGCGCGGTCGCGGAGGCTGGGGCTTAG